GGCCGGCTACCGGGCCTACCGGGCCAAGGTGATCCGGGCCATTCCGCTCAACGAGGTCGCCTCCCACGGCTACTGCTTCCAGGTCGATCTGGCCTGGCGGACCATCCTGGGCGGATTCCGGGTGGTGGAGGTGCCGATCACTTTCACCGAGCGCGAGATCGGTGTGTCCAAGATGAGCGGGAACATCGTCCGTGAGGCCCTGATCAAGGTCACGCTCTGGGGTGCGGCGCATCGCTGGCAGCAGATCAAGGGGCTGTTCAGCAGGTCGGGCGAGCGGGTCAGCCGCTGATCGGCGGCTCCGCCCGAGATCGACCCCCAGATGCAGATCGGCCCCGCTCCGGAAGTCCGGAGCGGGGCCGATCTAGTTGGCCGTTCTGGTTCAGGAAGCGGTACGACGGGCCTTGAGCTCGGCCAGACGCTCACCCAGGATCTCTTCCAGTTCGGCGATGGAGCGACGCTCCAGCAGCATGTCCCAGTGGGTACGCGGCGGCTTGACCGCCTTGCCCTCGGGAGCCGAGCCGTCGATCAGAGCGGACTCGAGGCCGTGCATCCGGCAGTCCCAGACCGCCGGAACCTCGGCGTCGTCGGCCATCGGTACGGTGAACTCGTGGCCCCTCGGGCAACGGAAGGTCGCCGTGCGGCGCGGTGCCAGGTCGTGATTGCGATCAGCCTCGTAACTGGTGCTTCCGAGGCGACTTCCGCGTAGGACGCGGTCAGCCATGGTGTTCCTTTCGCATCGTTCGTCCGGGGCCACGCAAGAGCGTGGTTCCGGGGCCGGCGAAAATTCACCGGCTGGTTGCCCTTTGGGGCGCTACCGAGTGGTAACGCTGTCAGAGGGTGGTTCGTTCCCGATCGACCGTCGGATGGTCCGGCGGCCGGCGGAATTGCGACATGGTTCCCTCGTCGCCCGATGATGTGACGACCGATCCGGTCGTCCGTCACGCCTGTCGTCCCCCGGCAATCTGACCATGTCGAAGGCGGCCCCACGATGAGCGGCGACCTTGAACGTTAGCGCACTGCCGACCGCAAGCGGGCGCACAGTACCAGGAACCGCCGCACATGGTGATGGGTTCCACACCGGGACCGGAATCCGGTCGGTCTGGAAATAGGACCGTCAGGTCGAAGGTCGTCGCGTAGCGGCCCCGATGTTGGCGCGTGATCAGCTGTCGAGCGGGAACGTACCGGCTCCGGCGGTCGGCCCCAGGTCGCCCTGCCGATGGTGTCGCCGGCACAGGACCTTGTAGTGAACCGCGGCCGCGGCCTCGGTATCGGCCACGACGACCCGGGCCCCGGACTTGGCCACCACCCCGTCCACCACCCGCGCGTTGAACCGGCCCGGCCGGCCGCACCAGCACAGCACCTCGACCTGCAGGGGCACTGATTCGTCGGCGAGCTCGAACAACCGCGCCGACCCCGGGAACAAATTGCCGAGGAAATCCGTGGCGATTCCGAAGGCGTAGACGTCGATACCGGAGTCGTCGGCCAGCTGTGCCATCTGCTCCACCTGGGCCGGGGTGAAGAACTGGGCCTCGTCCACGATCAGGTAGTCGACGCGGACGCCGGCCGCCCAGGACCGGCCGACCAGTTCGGCCAGGTCCTCGCGGTCGTCGACTTCGGTCGCCGGCTTGACGATCCCGACGCGGGAGCTGATCTGGGGGATGGCTGACCGGTCGTAGCGGGTGAGCAGCAGTCCGCGGAAGCCGGCCTTGCCGCGGTTGTGGTCGAGCTGGAGCGCCAGCGTCGACTTGCCGCAGTCCATCGGTCCGTAGAAGAACTTCAGAACCCCGGGAGCTTCACCGCCGGCACCCAACTGATCGGGCAGGGGGGTCGCCGGATCCGGAGCGCTCATCGCGGGCCGGACGCGGCCGACGTGATCCGTGCGTCCCGCACCCGCCCGCTTGGCAATGGCGTCGTCGCGGTGACCGGGGGAGCAGAGCTGAGCGGACTGGGCACCAGCGGACTGTACGCACTGCCTGGGCGGGGAGCCGAATGCGGCGCGGCCGATCCGGACGGCTGTGTCAGGCGGGGTTCCACTGACCGCGCTCGTTCAGGACGGATCGGAGTACGTCAGGGCGGTCGGTCATGATGCCGTCGACACCCAGGTCGAGGAGTCGCCGCATCTCGTCGGCCTCGTTGATCGTCCAGACGTGCACCTCGATGCCGGACCGGTGGGCGGCCGCCACGAAGGCCGGATTGACCACGCCGACCGGGCCGTACCGGACCGGGACCTGAGCGGCCAGGGCGCCGGGCGTCCTGGGTGTGATGTGCAGGCGTGCCGACGCGGCCAGACGGCCCACTCCACGTGGCCCGAGAGACGTCGCCACACCTGGGCCGAGGGCCTGCCGCAGGGTGGTCAGCCGACGGTCGGAGAACGAACCGAGCCCCACTCGGTCCAGGGCTCCGGAGGCCCGGAGCAGGTCGATCAGCGGCCCGACCGCGCGGTCCGACTTGGGGTCGATGTTGAAGCGGGTGGTCGGGAACGCGGCCAGGACGTCGGCCATCAGGGGTATCGGCTCCCGCCCACCGATTCGGGCCTGCCTGACCTGATCCCACCGCAGGTCGGCGATCCGGCCCCGCCTGTCGGTGACCCTGTCCAGGTGGGAGTCGTGGAAGGCGACGAGCACTCCGTCGGCCGTGGCGTGGACGTCCGTCTCCAGGTACCCGTAGCCCTCGTCGACCGCCCGCCGGAAGGCGGCCATGGAGTTCTCGCAGCCGGCGAGATCGCCGATGTGCCAACCACGGTGGGCGAAGGCACGCGGGCCCGATCCGTCGAGGTAGGCCGTCATGGGACAGAAGTCTGTCATGTCGCGGTCGGTTTGCCGACGGCCCTTGGTTTACCGTGATCGGATGCCTGCCGTGGAATCCGCGATGATCGCGCCGGCCGCCGGTCGGGCTCCGGCCCGGTGCGGCTGGTGCGGACGCGAGCTCCCGTCCGCCGGGACGGTCGGGCGCCGGCGTCGCTACTGCACCCAATCCTGTCGACAACGGGCATACGAGAACCGCAACGCGCTGCAGCGTGGCGAACTGCCATCCGACGCGGTGGTGCTGACCGTCGACGAGCGCGACGATCTGGCTGACCGCCTGTACCAGGCCCGGTGTGCGGCCGAGGACGTCTCCACCGCTCTGCTGGAAGGTGCGTCGGCGGCCGAGCTGGGTCCGCTGGTCGCCGAGATGCTCGTGGCCGCGCGGGCGGCCGAGCGGATCCGCTGAGCCCAGTCCGCCGGGCCGGGAACCCAGGAGGCCGGTTGCCCGTTTGATCGGTTGACCGGGTGCCGGCAAGTCCCCGGGCCTCACATCAGTAAGAGCCGTTGTGGACTACCGCAGCCCCCCGGGCTGGCTGGAGCCATTTCGGTCTGTCGCCCCGAGGCGACTCGGCACCCGGTCCCTTCTCGGTCAGGTCGTGGTGGGGTGGTCCCCGCTTCGCAAGGTCAGCAGCGTGATCTCGCTGGGGGCGAAGATGCGGAACGGCGGTCCCCAGAAGCCGCTCCCTCGGCTCGTGTACAGCTGCGTCCCCTCGCCGTGGTGGGAGAGGCCGTGCAGCGCGCCCTGTTCCGCTCGGACCACCAGATGGAACGGCCACATCTGACCGCCGTGGGTGTGCCCGGACAACTGCAGGCCGACGCCCAGCGGGGCGGACAGCCGGACGGACTTCGGTTGGTGGGCGAGCAGGATCACCGGCAGGTCGGGGTCGGCGTCGGCCAGGGCCGTGGCCAGATCCGCTCCGTGCCCCGGCACCCCTGACCCCTTGGCGGTCAGATCGTCGATCCCGGCCAGTACCAGGCGATCGCCGTCCCGCTCGAGCACGACGTGTCGATTGCGCAGGACGGTCCAGCCCAGTTGATCCATGTGGGCCACCCACTCGGCCGCGCCGGACATGTATTCGTGGTTGCCGGTGATGTACACCCGGGCCAGGGTGGCCTTCGCGTCACCCAGCGGGGCCACCTGCAGACGGCGCCGGGCCACCGACCCGTCCGCGAGATCACCGGCGTGGGCGAGGATGTCCGGTCGCAACTGGTTGACCCGGGCCACCATTCCGGCCGACCACCGGGCCCGGTTGATCGGGCCGTAGTGCGTGTCCGCGATCAGGACGAGGCGCAGCCCGTCGAACGCCGCGCCCAGCCGCGGGAGCGTCACCTCCTGGTTGACCACCCGCGGCACCCGTCTGGCCTGCCAGGTGCCCCACAGGCAGAGGCCGACCACCCAGACCAGTACGGCCACCGCGGCCCATCGGTTCGGGGTGGTCCCGTGCATTCCGGCGACGGCCAGCACCGCCTCGACCAGTCCGCCGAAAATGCTCCACGCGAAAAGCTGCCAGATGATGCCGAGCCACGTGTCGCCGGCCGCGGCCAGCCGGTCGCGGCCGCCCTGCTTGTGCCCCAGCCACATGACGAGCGGGAAGCCGAGCAGGGCAACCACCGCGGCCGCCGTCCCGATGGCCGTGGCGGGCGACGGCCAGTGGGGCATCATCACCAACCCCCACCAGGGAACCCCGTGCAGCAACAGCAGGACGGTGGTCAGGACGGTCAGGAAGACCCAGCGGCGGGAGAGCATCGGTCCATCTTCCGGTGCCGCCCGGGCGGCTACTTGCCCGGCTTGCCCTTCTTGCCCGAATCACCCTTCGGATCGTCGTCCGGCGGTGTGTCGTCCGCCGGCTCCCCGGTCGCGCCGGTGCTCGTGTCGAATCGCTTCCACAGGCCGGTCAACGTGTCGGCGAGGCTTTGCCCGACGTTCTGCGCGGCCCCGCCGAAGTCTTTGCCCACGCTGCGGGCGGTCTGCGTCAGTGGATCGTTCGAGTTGTTGAACCCGTCCCGGTAGCTCTTGGCGGCCGCCTTGATCTCCTCGGAGATCGATGCCTTGGAGTCGTCCTCGCGTCTTGGGTAGTCGCCCGCCATGATCTGCTTGTAGTCGCCGCTCTCGACCCATTTGCGGATCTCGGCCGCACGGACCACCGAGAACGGATGCGATTGCCGTTCCAGGTTCATCAGCTTGAGGACGCCGTCCCGGATGTCGCCGGCCGCTTCGTACTCGGCGGCCTGCTCGAGGAAGGCGACGGTGTCCATCTTGCCAAGGGACGCTCCGCCGGCCAGCTTCATGAAGACGCGCAGCGGCACCTGCGGATCCTGGGCCACCAACATCCCCGCGCGGTCGGCCGACAGCTCGGCCTTGCGGCTCCACTCGTACAGCGCCGCGATGATGGCGCGCAGGGCCAGACCACCGAGCGGCATCCATCCCAGGTTGTCGGCGATGCGCAGCAGGTGGAACAACATGGTCTGGTAGACGGCGTGGCCGCTCATGGCGTGGCCGAGTTCGTGTCCGATCACCCACCGGATCTCGTCCGGGTCGTCCAGGAGGTCGACCATTCCCGTGCTGATGACGATGAACGGCTCGTCCATACCGATGCACATGGCCACCGCGGCCGGATCCTGCCTGATATACAACTCAGGGCGTTTGGGCGAATCCAAGGTAGCGGTGGCATCACTGAGCAGGCGATCGATCTCGGCGAACTGCCGGTCGCTCACCTTGACCGCGGACGACAGATACATCAACCGGTGCTTGCGTTCCCGGAACAGACCGGCCAGGGCCTTGAGGACGGTGTCGAACCCCGGTACCGCGCGCAGGGCGACCAGGGCCGACCGATCGGCCGGATGCTCCCAGGCCCGCGAACTGATCCCCGGAAATGTCACACGCTTCTTCGCCACGGTCCTGGCCATGGATTCCCTCCCCGTTGATCCGTCCCACCCAGTCCGGTCCCGAATGGGCGTGAGACGGTTTCTGCGACCATAGTGCCAAACCCCGACGCAGTTCGGGCCGACGGGCGAAATCAGTGTGCCGGTAGGTCGAATCGCGCTCGGTAGCGGGCCGGGACCAGATCCAGGTACTCCGGGTGACGTTGCACGTAGGACAGGACGAACGGGCAGATCGGCAGCATCCCGTGGCCACCGGCCCGGATCTGGTCGAGCGTGTGGCTGATCAGTTGCGAGCCGAGGCCGCGGCCCTCGAAATCCGAATCGATCTCGGTGTGGACGAGCGCATAGTTGTCCCCCTCCACGCGGTAGTCCAGCAGGCCGGCGGGCGCCCCGTTGACGAACAGCTCGAACCGGTCCTCGACGGTGTTGTCGCGGACGACGACCGAGTCGGACCGGGTCGGTGTGGTGTCTTCCATGCCTCAACGATAGAACCGTCGTCCCGGCCGATCGGTGACCCCTTCGCCCAGAGAGCCCCGCCCGGCCGCGGCGGTGGGGCCTTTGCTCCGGATCGCGGTGGTCCGGTGCCAGGGACCGGCTCTGACTGTCGGGGGGTTCGGCTAGCGTTGTCGACATGGTTGCCATTGGTGCGCACGTCGATTCCGCCGATCCGTTGCCGGCCGCCGCGGCCGTCGGGGCCGGCGCCGCCCAGTTCTTCCTGGCCGATCCGCAGGGCTGGAAGAAGCCGGTCGAGCATGCGCACGCCGACGCGATCCGGGCGGCCGACATCCCGATCTACATCCACGCCCCGTACATCGTCAACGTGGCGACGACGAACAACCGCATCCGGATCCCCAGCCGCAAGATCCTTTCCCAGCACGCGGCGGCCGCGGCCGACATCGGTGCGAAAGGGCTGATCGTGCACGGCGGTCACGTCAGTTCCGATGACGAGCTGGACCGCGGCTTCGCCAACTGGCACAAGGCCTTCGAACGGGAGCAGTTCCCGCTGCCGATCCTGATCGAGAACACCGCCGGCGGGAATCACGCGATCGCTCGCCGCTTCGACCGGCTGGCCCGGCTGTGGGATGCCGTCGGCGAGTTCGGCGTCGGATTCTGCCTCGACACCTGCCACGCGTACGCCGGCGGCGAAGATCTGACCACCGTGGTCGAACGGGTCATGGCGATCACCGGCCGGATCGACCTGGTGCACGCCAACAGCAGCCGGGACGAGTTCGACTCCGGCGCCGATCGCCATGCCAACTTCGACTCGGGAACCATCGCGGCCGAGCAGATCGCCGCCGTCTGCCGCGGGGCCGGGTCGGACGTGATCGTCGAGACGCCCGGCGACGGGCAGAGCGCGGACATCTCGTTCCTCCGGGGCGAGCTGGACTGAGGAGGACCGATGCTGGGTGCAGCGGCCGTTCGGGCCTACTGCCTTGACCTGCCGGACGTCCGCGAGGACTACCCGTTCGGCTCGGTGCCGCAGGTCTGCACCTTCAAGGTGGCCGGGAAGATCTTCCTGCTCAGCGCCCTGGCCGCGCCGCCGCCTCTGCAGATCAGCGTCAAATGCGATCCGGAGATCGCCGTGACCCTGCGGGCCGCCTACCCGGCGGTCGTGCCCGGCTACCACCTGAACAAGCGGCACTGGAACACCGTCTCCCTCGACGGCTCGGTTCCGGACGAGTTGGTCCTGGAGATGATCCAAGACTCCTTCGACCTGGTGGTCGACAAATTGCCTCGTCACCAACGGATCCGGCTGCGCTGACCTGGCGGCCAGGGGAGTGGGCCGGCGAACGACGACCGCTCGACAACCGAGCCCCCGCCCGCCGGGCGTCGCCGAATCGAGGCTCGGGTGCGGTGGCCTGGTGTGCGGTTGGGTCAGAGGTCGTTGCCGGCGTAGGACAGGTTGAAGCTCTTGTTGGCCAGCGGGAAGTCCGGGACGATCGTGTTCTGCAGCGCGACCGGCAGGGCGGGCCAGTTGAAGAAGGACGGGTCGACGATCTTTACCCGGCTCAGGGTGCCGTCGCCGGCCAGTTCGATGCGGTGCACGATGGTGCCGCGCCACCCCTCGACGATGCCCACCCCCGACCGTGGCGGGCCGGGCACTGCCGGCAGGGCCGGCGCCGGCGCCGTTCGGGGGCCGGCGATCACGAGGGCGTTGATGGTGGCGATCGAGGCGTCGATCTCCTGGGCGCGGATCATGAAGCGGGACAGCACATCGCCGTCGCCGGGGGCCGGGTCGATTCGCGGGTGGTGGATGTGGGCGGCCGGGTCGTCGCGGCGGGCGTCGACCTGCAGACCACTGGCCCGGGCCGCGAAGCCAAGGACGCCGATGTCGGTGGCCTGTTGGCGGGTCAGGACGGCGGTGCCGGTGAGCCGGTCCAGCAGGACGCTGTGATCCAGCGCGAGCGCCACCAGACTCGCCATGTCCGCACCGATCCGGCTCAGCTGGACCGGATCGGGTAGGGCCATGACGGCGGCGCCCCCCGGAGTGATCGCCCCTCGCAGGAGCCGGTGCGCGGTGACGGCGTCGTTGATCCGCAGCAACTCCTCCCGGAGCCGGAGCGCTTGCGCGTTGAGAACGGAGTACCCGGTGTCGTTGCACAGCGCGCCGAGATCGGTGACGTGGTTGTAGATCCGCTCCAACTCCAGCAGGACCACCCGGATCTGTTGTGCGGCCACCGGTACCGGTAGATCCAGGGCATCCTCGACGGCACGGCAGAAGGCCAGTGTGTGCCCCACGGAGGTGTCTCCGGAGACCCTCTCGGCCAGTTCGAGCCCGCCCGCCGGAACGCGGCCCTCGAAGAGCTTCTCGATGCCGCGGTGCACGAACCACAATCGGGCCTTGAGATTGAGGATCGTTTCGCCGACAACGGAGAACCGGAAGTGGCCGGGCTCGATCAGGCCGGCGTGGACGGGACCGACCGGGATCTCGTAGACGCCGGGCCCTTCCACGGTGCGGAATTCGTAGGGGCCGTCAACGTCGCCGAAGGTCGGGGGTTCGCCGGCGTCGGTGAGCATGGGGTACCACCCCTTGGGCCAGTGGAAGTGCCGGACGAGCCGCGCTGGCAGGGGGTGATCGTCGGGGACGATTCCGAACAGGTCCCGCATCTCCCGCTCGAAACGACCGGCCGGGAACGAGATCCGGGCCAGGCTGGCCAGATGCGGGTGGCTGCGCGGCATCGGCACGTGCAGTTCCACTCGCCGGTCGGTGTCCTGGTCGGTGAACAGATACACGGCCCGCAACCCGCCCTGATCGTCATGCCCGGCGACCAGGGCGAGCCGAAACCCGCGACCCAGCAACACCTGTGCGTAGCTG
This window of the Nakamurella panacisegetis genome carries:
- a CDS encoding M48 family metallopeptidase, which gives rise to MARTVAKKRVTFPGISSRAWEHPADRSALVALRAVPGFDTVLKALAGLFRERKHRLMYLSSAVKVSDRQFAEIDRLLSDATATLDSPKRPELYIRQDPAAVAMCIGMDEPFIVISTGMVDLLDDPDEIRWVIGHELGHAMSGHAVYQTMLFHLLRIADNLGWMPLGGLALRAIIAALYEWSRKAELSADRAGMLVAQDPQVPLRVFMKLAGGASLGKMDTVAFLEQAAEYEAAGDIRDGVLKLMNLERQSHPFSVVRAAEIRKWVESGDYKQIMAGDYPRREDDSKASISEEIKAAAKSYRDGFNNSNDPLTQTARSVGKDFGGAAQNVGQSLADTLTGLWKRFDTSTGATGEPADDTPPDDDPKGDSGKKGKPGK
- a CDS encoding deoxyribonuclease IV; the protein is MVAIGAHVDSADPLPAAAAVGAGAAQFFLADPQGWKKPVEHAHADAIRAADIPIYIHAPYIVNVATTNNRIRIPSRKILSQHAAAAADIGAKGLIVHGGHVSSDDELDRGFANWHKAFEREQFPLPILIENTAGGNHAIARRFDRLARLWDAVGEFGVGFCLDTCHAYAGGEDLTTVVERVMAITGRIDLVHANSSRDEFDSGADRHANFDSGTIAAEQIAAVCRGAGSDVIVETPGDGQSADISFLRGELD
- a CDS encoding metallophosphoesterase, with product MLSRRWVFLTVLTTVLLLLHGVPWWGLVMMPHWPSPATAIGTAAAVVALLGFPLVMWLGHKQGGRDRLAAAGDTWLGIIWQLFAWSIFGGLVEAVLAVAGMHGTTPNRWAAVAVLVWVVGLCLWGTWQARRVPRVVNQEVTLPRLGAAFDGLRLVLIADTHYGPINRARWSAGMVARVNQLRPDILAHAGDLADGSVARRRLQVAPLGDAKATLARVYITGNHEYMSGAAEWVAHMDQLGWTVLRNRHVVLERDGDRLVLAGIDDLTAKGSGVPGHGADLATALADADPDLPVILLAHQPKSVRLSAPLGVGLQLSGHTHGGQMWPFHLVVRAEQGALHGLSHHGEGTQLYTSRGSGFWGPPFRIFAPSEITLLTLRSGDHPTTT
- a CDS encoding glycerophosphodiester phosphodiesterase is translated as MTAYLDGSGPRAFAHRGWHIGDLAGCENSMAAFRRAVDEGYGYLETDVHATADGVLVAFHDSHLDRVTDRRGRIADLRWDQVRQARIGGREPIPLMADVLAAFPTTRFNIDPKSDRAVGPLIDLLRASGALDRVGLGSFSDRRLTTLRQALGPGVATSLGPRGVGRLAASARLHITPRTPGALAAQVPVRYGPVGVVNPAFVAAAHRSGIEVHVWTINEADEMRRLLDLGVDGIMTDRPDVLRSVLNERGQWNPA
- a CDS encoding RNA polymerase-binding protein RbpA; this translates as MADRVLRGSRLGSTSYEADRNHDLAPRRTATFRCPRGHEFTVPMADDAEVPAVWDCRMHGLESALIDGSAPEGKAVKPPRTHWDMLLERRSIAELEEILGERLAELKARRTAS
- a CDS encoding GNAT family N-acetyltransferase — protein: MEDTTPTRSDSVVVRDNTVEDRFELFVNGAPAGLLDYRVEGDNYALVHTEIDSDFEGRGLGSQLISHTLDQIRAGGHGMLPICPFVLSYVQRHPEYLDLVPARYRARFDLPAH
- a CDS encoding thymidine kinase, with the protein product MSAPDPATPLPDQLGAGGEAPGVLKFFYGPMDCGKSTLALQLDHNRGKAGFRGLLLTRYDRSAIPQISSRVGIVKPATEVDDREDLAELVGRSWAAGVRVDYLIVDEAQFFTPAQVEQMAQLADDSGIDVYAFGIATDFLGNLFPGSARLFELADESVPLQVEVLCWCGRPGRFNARVVDGVVAKSGARVVVADTEAAAAVHYKVLCRRHHRQGDLGPTAGAGTFPLDS
- a CDS encoding hydrogenase large subunit translates to MNAETAPEPASRNVGRPVGHHRTAFTVTSDKLPSYAQVLLGRGFRLALVAGHDDQGGLRAVYLFTDQDTDRRVELHVPMPRSHPHLASLARISFPAGRFEREMRDLFGIVPDDHPLPARLVRHFHWPKGWYPMLTDAGEPPTFGDVDGPYEFRTVEGPGVYEIPVGPVHAGLIEPGHFRFSVVGETILNLKARLWFVHRGIEKLFEGRVPAGGLELAERVSGDTSVGHTLAFCRAVEDALDLPVPVAAQQIRVVLLELERIYNHVTDLGALCNDTGYSVLNAQALRLREELLRINDAVTAHRLLRGAITPGGAAVMALPDPVQLSRIGADMASLVALALDHSVLLDRLTGTAVLTRQQATDIGVLGFAARASGLQVDARRDDPAAHIHHPRIDPAPGDGDVLSRFMIRAQEIDASIATINALVIAGPRTAPAPALPAVPGPPRSGVGIVEGWRGTIVHRIELAGDGTLSRVKIVDPSFFNWPALPVALQNTIVPDFPLANKSFNLSYAGNDL
- a CDS encoding MmcQ/YjbR family DNA-binding protein produces the protein MLGAAAVRAYCLDLPDVREDYPFGSVPQVCTFKVAGKIFLLSALAAPPPLQISVKCDPEIAVTLRAAYPAVVPGYHLNKRHWNTVSLDGSVPDELVLEMIQDSFDLVVDKLPRHQRIRLR